The sequence TTATATCATTTTGATCTTCCATGATGATTAGCAGAGACATCACTTTGACACTTGTCATAGGTAACCTTGTATATAACTTGCCAAATAATTGGTTGTGCAAAAGCATAAAAGCCAAGTTGGTAATAAATAGGTTAATGTGGTGCATATGGAGCTATGACTGCACTTATGACCAAGAGATGAATACATATGATGCAAAATACTTTAGTTATATGAATGAATAGTCAAATGTTTTTGGTCAACGTATAAACTGAAGAAATTTGCTTAACAGATAGCACAACAGAATACACTGGTGTTTTTCAGGTTATTTGAGCAAATACTGGGTGGGTATGAACCATTGAAGAGGAATATTAATGCATCAAGTGTTTGTAGCATACCAAATGTATTCAGTAGTATAATGGGAAATATTTCTACTTATAGATTGTCATGTTTTATACCTGGCTGATATAGTAAGGGCCGATAGTCCTGACGAGGAATTAGAAAATTTGCATGTTTCAAGATAGGAAATGGAATTCTTGTGCTTATATATGATGCTGCTTTGATTGTGACGACTTTCTCCCAATAGAAGTTAGAACCACTAATAAGAATGTTCAGTTTTTAGAAGAAATACTCTGTCTAGTGTGTGCTTATATATGTAGCATAAAGCTTTTAAATGGTGATGTTGTAACATTTAGAATATGTATTTTATGACTTCTCTATATTTATAATCCATCATGGGTGGGTTTGTCAATCATAACTGAAGACCTTTGGTCGAAGTTCCATTTCCATTTTGGGCTTGTCTTCTTCTATTTTGATTGATCTTGTAAATTAGGTATATTGGGTAGACACAAACATTTTAATTTTGATCTCTCATTTCAGTTTTAAGTAACATTCTACTTTAAAAGCTTGTGTTATTTAGGAACTAATTCTCTAGGCATTGCTTTGTTTTCAGATTGTAAGATCTATTTGTCACTCTTGCTCTACAGTTGCACTTGCCATAATTTGGCTAAAAATTTCTTATAAGCCTACTGGCCTAGAGTGCCATTTAAGGTAAGTCTTTGTCCAATAAGAAGGATACACTAGCAAAATTCTTTGAACACCATGAATGGGATGATCCAAATCAAGTAGACTCTTAATGTAGTAGTTTGAAGCTTAGAGTTGGTTATGTATTAAATACTTGTTTAAATGCAAACATTTTACATTTTGCCATCTTTTCAGCTTTGTGAATGAAATTTAGTGCTAGAATTGTTTCCAACAGTTGTTGAAAAGCCATTGGTCCCTATTCAGTCTGTTGTATAAGGATTTTCCTAGATTAACCTAGAGCTGGGTGTTTTATCTCCCTCCCTTACTTCCATTTGGCACACATAATACCTTGCTATCTCAAGTATTCTTAGTAGGACCCCTATTTTTACTGGACACTCTTTAAGTAGAGGTTCTGATAGAGATTACAGATCTTTACGGTAACAGTTGGGAGTATTTGAAGCCTACTTCTGTGTCTACTAATTTCTTATTTACGCTCTAATGATTGGTTCTGTTTGTTCCATTTTTTAGATAATAAGTCTACATCTATTATTCCATTAGTTCCAGGCTCAAATAGCTTATCCTTATCCATACCCATACTATAGGAGCATCTTTGCACCGTACGATGCACAGCCTTATCCTACACAACTTTATCCAGCACAACCAATGGAATTAGATTTTCATAACGCTTTTCATTTGGAATTCATCTATGAAATTTCCCTATAAAGTTGAGAGCTTAGTTGTGCCATTTTCTGTCAGGTTCACGTTCAGCTAATGGGAATTCAACAAGCTATGTTCCTTTGCCATCAGACGCGATAGATAAACCTATTTTTGTTAATGCGAAATAGTATCATGGCATTTTGAGGCATCGACAATCTCGCGCAAAAGCTGAGTCGGAAAAGAAACTTCTGAAAGCTAGGATGGTATGTTTGTCAAAGATgtgtttattcttgttatttgTTGAACTTTGTTGCTTCAGTAATCCAAATATTATAATGTAGAATCAAGTTGACAGCTTGTTTGTGATTCATCTGCTGATTTATCATTTCCTAGTTTAACAGCCTTCTAGATGTTTGATATGGACATATTTTAAGTGTCTGCGCATTTCTAGAGTTATTTTAATAACAGATGCAGACGATGTTTGCTTCACGGATTAGTTATGATAGAATTATATACAAAACAATTTATACCATTAATAATATATAGGgattattatgttatgaataaTAATGTGTGGGTTGTTAATTGTTATACATCTAGTAATGATATAGGGATTCCTATTCGGGGATATCTACTTTGATCATTGATGCATTCTTTGAAGCTTAATCAAGAAAtggagaagaagagaaaaattataGTTAGAAGTTTTTCCCTTGCTAGAGATTTATACGAGAAGGGTCGTCCAATTCAGCCCCTAAGAGTTATAGAACAATATCTGATTGTTTCTTTGGGAATTCTATAGTTACTATTTTGATAATTGCAGGGCGTACATTAAGTGTCACTTGGAGTTCTGATGAAAAGAGGATATTTTCTTGTAGTAGTGACAGGTATGTCTATTTTGAACTTAACTATTCTGCCTTCCGATCTCACCTGTTTCTCAACCCATGTATATGTTGTGTGTTGTATTGTTGTCTACTCCATTCCAGTGTTTGTGTGAGTAAAATTGAAATGATAAATCTTTCTTGTCTATTATTCCTTTAGTTGTGAGTAATTTGGAACAAAAACTGGTGTATCCTTtctgtaattttatttttcttttttctttctgaaGAAATGATGGAACTGGTACTATTAGTAGctcttgttatttttttctttccctaGAAGTTTGCGGTGTACCATTACACTCCACTGTACAGACAGATATTATCAAACTTATGTTCCTTGGTTAGCTTTTTTCTGATCTTTGGTAATCAAATAGAACTAGGTATAACCAGTCTTGTCAACTAATTTCAACTTTAGGAACTAAATGGACTAGCTCTTTGAGGTTTTATTTTAAAGTCATAGGACCATCAAAAGTTGGTCAATAGCTCCTTCTAAACTAGCATTATATTGATCCTgtaagaaaaagaattacaagaCCATCTTTATGTCTTTTAAGTTGAATCACCATAAAATCTTGAACTTTAAATTGAATTCTAAGCGTTATAATTCAACATCACCAGATTCTCACACAAAACCAGCCACACCATCATcaaattcatgcataaaaccaGTCACACAACCATCGGGAACACAGGTTTGGGGAGAAAGAATACCCGTGGTTCTCAAATTcagcttcttcttcttgtttctgaGCACACACATCTCCATTCTGAGAAGCTTATGGACCTTTGGATTTATATGTTTTTTACGGTATTGCAGTTATTGTTTTTGTTGCCGGTGGTTTTTGTTTTTCCTTCTCCTTTGAGTCTGACACTGGTCATTTACCTTCCCTTGCCCATTTTCTTTCTCTGattgtagtttttttttcttattgaagTATAACAGATGCAGCCCATTAAAGTATATACTCTTGAACTCATTCTCTTGTTAACTGCTGAAGTATTTGATTATGCTTAGTGTGAAGATATGATGTTCATATTCGGCGATACTTCTTACTTCATCTCTGTACTTGAGtgtttaaaaattgaatttgatactTTGATATATTCACTTACTTGATTTATGTCGAGCATATGAGGTGAAGCAATGTACTAAATTTTTGCTTTACTGTTGCAGGAGTTGAAAGTCGAGGACTTGATTTTTTTTGGTCCTATGATGGAAGCTGGAAATTTAAACTGAAAGTTGATGACTTAAACAGTAGAAACAGGAgttacttgattatttttttgttgtgtaTTCAAATGTTATAGAAAATTTGATATCATACTCTAGCTCGATCGGTATGGTAACTATGTTTTTTACgaaacaaatattgaaactaatatCATCGAATGTTAACTAAGTTTTTTGGTCTCTAAGTATATCATGTTTTTGTATCGAGGTTCTCGATAGCAATTCggtatttatttgataaaatttattattttgtgatattaggcTCATTTGTGGTCAATTAGATACAAGAAATATTGCCTCaaaaagataattatgatgaGGTAGTTAATCTATTTGAGACAAGCTATACCGTCGCTAAAAGATAATTACGACCATTTAGTTATTCTATTCGGGACGAGAAATACCGTTGCGAAAGGATAATTACGAcgaggtagttagtctatttgggacAAAATTATTTATCACAAAAGAATAATTAAGACCGGGTAGTTAGTTGATTGGGACAAGATATACCGTCGCTAAAAGGCAATTACGATCAGCTTTTTTCCTGCCACAAAAGGATTTTAAGGACCGGTTTATTAGACTCGTCGCTAATGACCTTTAGCGGAGAAGCCTGTTAGGACGGGACGCGACCGAATTTTTCTAGTCCTAAAAGATCAATTGGGACAAGATTTGGACTTTCTGTGACCATATTTCCCTTCCTTATAGGTTGTTTTCTTGTAGTGATGATCACAAGCACGTGCTGGACTTGGGACATAATTATAACCACCCAAATCTTCGTCTTTGTCCACGACCTCCACTGATAAGTGAGGACTTTCACGCCTTTTAACTTTGCCTTTAAGGCGTCGATTTATGTGTCCTTAATTTCGTTTGTGTATGgcttaaatattttcatatagGTCTACTTCATCTTACGGACAATAGAGGTAAGGTATGGGTGcacaatcaataaaaaaaaatataaattacacgATATTCactaatttaataatattattatcatattataataagTAAAATTTTGCCTTTGTGTTGTTCCCTTTGTACTTAAATGGGTCACCTTTCATTATTTCATCGCTCTTCGATGTGTGCCATCTAAGTAGTCGCAGAATGGCGAAGGAGAATCCAGTGACTTTCCGACGTACTTTTCAAGATGAGAAAAAGCTTCATATATCTTAACTTGCAATCAATAGAAGTATAAATAAATCTACAGGGTCTATGTCTTACTACATAAATAGCTAAAAGCCTATAAATCAATAAGATGATAGATAAGTACCAGGAATGCCCAGGATAAGCCGTACAAAGCCTACGATGCATTATTCTTCTTGACAAACTCTTCTTTTTGCTTGCTCAAATCAATCTTGTTTTTGAAATAGCTCAATGTCAGCCCAAAAGACTATTTTCTCCATAGATAACTCTCGAAGGAATCTAAATCAGCCTCCATCTTGATTTGGTCTGAATCTACCTTCTTTGACGGGTCCTTTGCCAGCAACATCGAATGCACGAACCAACGTACTTCAAATTGTGTTACTTAGTCAGCCTATTGCCTTTGATCAGGCTAATCAACCTTGCAGTAGTAATGTTCTTACTCTTTGTCACTTTAAAATGAAAACTTTCACCATCTTGAaggactttgttcattttttattcacgGGATATGGAACAATTCAACCCCGTAATTAGAGAAAATTCCTTTAAGCAGAAACAAGTTGGCTTATCGTTCACACAGAATTAAATTTCatgcaattttttattattttttatacgtCGTAGCAACATGTAATGGATTATCTGTccattgaatttaaaatatttcagcAAATATCTCAAGTGTTCAAaacaaattttcttaaaatcagcATAGAGCTTTTGTTCAACTAGAATCCTTCTAAACTCCCGATAAACCGCCATCCTTACTCTTATAGAAATCTTCGCTGGAAAAGAACCTAACCCATCCATACACGTTGTTAGGTCGTACAACTCAACGGAGATATCTCTTGCATAAATTGGCAAGGATAGGGGATCATCATCATCCCCGTCTCCACTATTTCTCATGTTCTCATCTTCACCGTTATTACTTTCACTTTCTCCTTCACTTTCCTCAACATCATCACTCTACGGTGCACTACTATCCTCGAATTCCTCAATCTCGATAatgatttttgattcattttttgaCTTGGGTTctttgattataatttttttcctctttgaagTTTTGAAAACTTCTTTGGCTTTACGTTTCCTACTGCTAGAAGCATCGAAGCAACCCCTTTAACTGCTCTATGAACTTTAACCATTTATCATCTACAAGAAAAACCAAATCTATAGTGGTCATCGACTACTGATCTATTAACATAAACGAAAATGCCTCAGATCAAACATGCAAATTAAGTAGCTACTTTTTCAGAATTTAACATTGCAATTGACAGCAACAAGATCACCATTAAAATCTGTCTAATTcagtaaaaaattcaaaatcgataagcaatataaacataaaaaaaaaatcttctatcCATTATCCAAAGCAAAACACAATTAAACATGCGGGATCAAGAATATTAACTAAAAACTCTCAGATTTTGActgattcaaaaaaaaattagaagcagTGTGAGGTGGAGGTGTGGGGTTGAGGTAAAAAGCTttgtttttctaaaagaaaagattaactttttaaaaaaaatctattttttgggGGATGGGGTATTGTCGTATGGGAGGTGGGCTGTAGGGGTAGGGGGAGATGGGAGTTAGGGataagatttattttttaaaaaataaaattatttatctacttttaaaaattatttttcaaaaaatatttgttttgggGAAGGGGGAGGGGGGGTAGGAGGTGCGGGGAAGGAGGGAGGGTAGAGTTTTGACCGTGGGATAAGAAAagtctttttgtttttcttttttaaaaaagaaaattagggTGGAGGTTCGGCATAGAGAGGGGGAATGAGGATGAGGTGGAGTGGAGCAAgaagaaaatttataaaaagttttttgacaaataaaatttatttaagggATGTTGGGTGGGGATGGGGGTGGGGTAAGTTGGCTTGTGGTGGGGTTGGGGTAAGGTGGGGGTGAGGTGAGGTGGGTAATTTTGAGAGCGGGAGGGCATATTatcactttttttctattttcattagaaatttttaaattaaatgagTTGAAGTAGAGATTGATGGGGCTTATTTGAACCCAATTTGAAAATGAATTGGGACTTAATGGGTTGaaatttacataatttcaaattATCTTAAACCCAACCCATTAAATTTTAAACGAATTAGACGAGTCAACTCAATTTGAGTGCATTTTGACACCCCTAATACCACATTAACAACAAAATTTAGAGGCGTGTTTCAATAAGTACTTAAGGAAGGGGGAGTAGAAGCTTGGTTATTTCTGTAATAGCTGCAACAATTTATAGTGGAAGGCGCGTAATACTGCCTTGTGGGACCTTGGGACGCAGAGACCGAATATGCTAATCGACCAGATTAAGTAGGAATGCAAGATGAGAAAGATGACATTTTTGACCAAGACGAGTACTAAAGATAGGAACTGGATTACTCATATGAAAGGAACTGGATTACTCATATACTTAGTTGAGGGTTTGTATAATGATAAATGTAAGGAGGTGTAGATAGGATAAGTTGTAATTTATTTTGTGGCGATGAAATACaaatttttctttacaaaaacaAAACTGGATCTCCTATAATTTGCCTTTCAAAATACCTTTTAATAAGAACATGCGCGTCTAGTCAACTTATTAACTATCAAATACCGAAATAGATGTATCTCTTAATTTGTGTCCATATTATTGATCATCATCGTATAATTACAAGAAGGCAAGTAGGATAtataggtagatttttatttaattataaggAGATGCAACCGCTAAAGAACATCAAGGATAGCCACCTAAAACTAAGAGTTTGACCAAAAGTGAAAACTGAACTCGAGTGCACTAAGCTACCAAATGACACTTTTGTTCAGATGATACGTACAAATTTAACCCCCGATTCTTAACCGAAAAACTTAGATCCTACGTACAACTATTACATATTCCGAAACATTACACTAGATACTAGAAGACACAAAGTTGCCCTCCTTCATGCGCATCTCCTGAAATGAACTCGCGAGTAGAATGAGTCCATAAGTCATATGACCTATGGAGATTTGGCCAGTCCGAAGATGTCGTCGTGAAATCTTGCAGCCAGTTGGCGAGAATAACCTCTTGATCGATGGTAGGTAGCGTAGATATCAATTCGTTCATTGTCTTCTCCATCTCGGCCTTCTCATATCCCGTCAATACTGGATATGAAAGTCCGTTATCTGCATAACACAATAACGGAAGCCAAATCACCAGTATGTTGAATTTCACTTGCCTTGGAACTTCATGTTTAACTCTGTTAAGCTCTGCAAATAATATCGCTACACCACCAAATGGCAGAGTCCATATTAATAATACTCTCTTTTTAATACTAAAGATTTCATGTAGAGTCGAACTATTTCACTTGCACTGAAACGAAGAAAGctagtaacaacaacaatttgAACGCACCTGTGATCTTGACAATGAATCCTTGCACCCTGGGATAAGACGAGAGAGAAATAGAAGCCAAGCCAGAAGATAGACTCCATTGCACCAAAGCTTCATCCACAGCACCACACTCAACCATCTTACTTGTTATCCAGAGCAACTCCTGCGCATGTTTCTCAGCTGCCAAGTCATTCACACTCTCCTCATGAACACGAACAGCCACCTGCCTCTTATTCTGCAAGAGGCTCGTGGCACTTCCCACCCATGGGAAAAATGTGCCAAGACCTTTAAGTGACGACACCACAAAAGATCCCAAAGGGAGGGATCGAAGAATGCGTGAAGGCCACGTCCCTGAATCCTCCGACATACGGGGCCTCTTTAAAGAGCTATACAAAAGTCCAGATGTACGCGCAAATGCTGAAGCCAGGGCAGCACGATTGACTTGGAGCATCTCTAAGTGTCCGCATCTGGTGTTCTCATCTACGATCTTGTCGGCCATCCCAAGTGCAAACTGGTACTTCCTCGAGGAGGCTGGAATCTCATTTAGCAACACTAGTATCTGAAATCCCCTCGAATCAACAAGAAAACAGAATGCTCAAGATATTAATGAGTTTAGTGTTAGaactatttattttatgtggacttaacattaactttttattacATTAAAAGTAAAACGGACtgatgttattagttggtggACAAGACACAGACCATGTATTCATACGGATTCCATATGGGCCtatatccatttcatgttattaaTGTGGGCTGGCAATAGTGTACGCCTGTGAGTCCATAATGGGGGATGTACTAGGTTAAGGcttttaagcctataaatataaggTTAGGTCCCCTCTCCTGACTTTAACATAAGACGTATTCCCATATGTTGTCAGCTGTCATAAGCAAAGGAGAGGAAGACTCAGCCTTGTTCGTCTTCGGTTACATGTTGTAATGACGGACAAACCATCTCCGATTACGTGATATAATGGCAGACAAAGGTTAGCTCTTTCTACTCGCATATTCCTTACTTTATAAGTGTTCTTGGTTTATGTAAATCTgtggtgtgtttttatgttaatttaacacttggtatcagagcttttcACATAAATCTTGAACCCTATCACACagttcatgagaaaaataattgaaaataatgaTCGTGACGCACTCCGTCTTAAACTTAAATCTGAAACGATGTCTAAATATGTTTAAAGTATATTATTAGTATTtgcaaattaaaattatttcagAAGTTTTTCACTATCTTAAAAGGCGAAACCATACTTTAAAAGACAAGATGAGAAGTATGATGAGTAGATCTAACTTACGTGAGTTCGTCTGAGCGAAGGTATTAAAACATCCATGTACATTCTTAATCGTATCCCTAAAATCCCTTTTGAGTTATGGGCCAATAGAAAATccagtttaaattattttctagtTTGGAGATGTCCTGCggaagtaaaatatataaaactgaaTTTAGAACTTCGCTTGTTTTTTTTCATTGGTTATCGAGCTCATTTTAAAGGATATGGGTTCTACTTTCCTACAAGGCGAACCAGAATAGTTGAATcttaaaatgcaaaatttcttgtaTGTGGGACTATCTAAATTCCATGGACATAAATTTATCGATTAAACAAGCATTTAAGGTATTTAATTTTGTACATGAgatgggttttgaaattgttgAAAAGCATGCATTGTAAGCCCCATATTatgatgaaattttttataaactatgaggttgtttttcctaaacttgaattattttcatgTGTACATGTGTTATTAGTTTGAAAAGTTATATGAGAGCATGATTTGCGGAATTACCTCTCTTGTTATGAACCTCATTGTCCTAAaaatattatggattgttattgtttTATAAACGAATGAGAGGGTTTCTTTCTTGATTTACAAATTAAATGCTCATATTTCCTAATAAAGAATTTGCATGTGATTGATCAAAAAGATGACCACCGTATAATAAACTATTGAAAAGGGAGtagtttgcataagttttcatgtgttttgaaacAAGAACTCCCACATataatgtttaaatattttgggtgaTTATTAACATGCTTTTGAATAAAAAAGGGTCAGGACAACAAAAGACATGGTAAAGATCGACTAATTATCCTGGGGCCAATAACATGGTTAAAGGGGAGGACATTGTGATTGAACATATACCTACTGATTTGATGCTTGCTGATTCACTAACCAGGGGCTAAGACCCATAGTTTTTACTACAGCATATTCagaatatgggtgttgttgagtCATTTGATTTACTGAATTAGTGGaagtatttaatattattattcatttgtcATTAGACTACTCGTCTTATTGTTTTGGACTTATGGTGATATTATCTCTTGAATTGGCATTTATATTATGGTAGATTTTGTTatcatttatgt comes from Capsicum annuum cultivar UCD-10X-F1 chromosome 2, UCD10Xv1.1, whole genome shotgun sequence and encodes:
- the LOC107858463 gene encoding uncharacterized protein LOC107858463 isoform X2; its protein translation is MSMDLAVVDYGSYKTRPSALLNSVFMTTVNAAAKTLVAVASNAKAADQQSEKWRPADHMRFMLMLMTWLAVWVLRVLMDHCPFATGSSYSLDGTSSSLDLMTLPSSSTGTSCFDLVLHDDSSIQAPSARALGRALTHILVLLNEIPASSRKYQFALGMADKIVDENTRCGHLEMLQVNRAALASAFARTSGLLYSSLKRPRMSEDSGTWPSRILRSLPLGSFVVSSLKGLGTFFPWVGSATSLLQNKRQVAVRVHEESVNDLAAEKHAQELLWITSKMVECGAVDEALVQWSLSSGLASISLSSYPRVQGFIVKITDNGLSYPVLTGYEKAEMEKTMNELISTLPTIDQEVILANWLQDFTTTSSDWPNLHRSYDLWTHSTREFISGDAHEGGQLCVF
- the LOC107858463 gene encoding uncharacterized protein LOC107858463 isoform X1 yields the protein MSMDLAVVDYGSYKTRPSALLNSVFMTTVNAAAKTLVAVASNAKAADQQSEKWRPADHMRFMLMLMTWLAVWVLRVLMDHCPFATGSSYSLDGTSSSLDLMTLPSSSTGTSCFDLVLHDDSSIQAPSARALGRALTHILVLLNEIPASSRKYQFALGMADKIVDENTRCGHLEMLQVNRAALASAFARTSGLLYSSLKRPRMSEDSGTWPSRILRSLPLGSFVVSSLKGLGTFFPWVGSATSLLQNKRQVAVRVHEESVNDLAAEKHAQELLWITSKMVECGAVDEALVQWSLSSGLASISLSSYPRVQGFIVKITAILFAELNRVKHEVPRQVKFNILVIWLPLLCYADNGLSYPVLTGYEKAEMEKTMNELISTLPTIDQEVILANWLQDFTTTSSDWPNLHRSYDLWTHSTREFISGDAHEGGQLCVF